Proteins co-encoded in one Zymomonas mobilis subsp. mobilis ATCC 10988 genomic window:
- a CDS encoding IS5 family transposase (programmed frameshift) has product MSDVFLLSEHQMERIKPFFPLAHGVPRVDDRRVLSGIVYVIRNGLQWKDAPKAYGPHKTLYNRFIRWSRLGVFDRIFVALTEQAGRSKRLMIDATHLKAHRTAASLLKKGLFPRHIGRTKGGLNSKLHAVCDSQGRPVRLHLTAGQVSDFKGADVLLANLPEETQEILGDRGYDSNKIRQSLADRNITACIPPKKNRKSKPPYDWHLYKKRHLIENMFAKLKDWRRVATRYDRCAHTFMSAIHIAASFIFYLKE; this is encoded by the exons GTGAGTGACGTGTTTTTGCTGTCTGAGCACCAGATGGAACGGATTAAGCCGTTTTTTCCACTGGCGCATGGTGTGCCGCGTGTCGATGACCGTCGTGTCCTGAGCGGGATCGTTTACGTGATCCGCAACGGCCTTCAGTGGAAAGACGCCCCGAAAGCGTATGGCCCGCACAAGACTTTATACAACCGGTTTATCCGGTGGAGCCGCCTGGGTGTCTTTGACCGGATCTTCGTCGCCCTGACGGAGCAGGCAGGCCGTTCAAAGCGTCTGATGATCGATGCAACACATCTGAAAGCACACCGGACAGCGGCCTCCCTGCTCAAAAAGGGGCTTT TTCCCCGCCATATCGGACGCACGAAAGGCGGACTGAACTCAAAGCTTCACGCTGTATGCGATAGTCAGGGCCGCCCTGTCCGGCTGCATCTGACCGCAGGTCAGGTCAGTGACTTCAAAGGCGCGGATGTTCTGCTGGCAAATCTGCCGGAAGAAACACAAGAAATTCTCGGGGACCGGGGATACGACAGTAATAAAATCAGACAGTCTCTCGCAGACCGGAATATCACCGCCTGTATTCCGCCGAAGAAGAACCGGAAATCAAAGCCGCCTTACGACTGGCATCTGTATAAAAAACGTCACCTCATCGAAAATATGTTCGCAAAGCTCAAAGACTGGCGGCGTGTCGCAACACGATACGACCGGTGCGCTCACACATTCATGTCAGCAATCCATATCGCAGCAAGTTTCATCTTCTATCTCAAAGAATGA
- a CDS encoding 50S ribosomal protein L25/general stress protein Ctc, with protein MSDTLNLLAKKRDRAGKGASRAIRREGLVPAVIYGDKTPAMGITVDHIALFKMLNTGHFMNSVVTIDVDGQKLPTIPKDVQFHPVTDRVLHVDFLRVSANSLVEVAIPVSYVDEEKSPGIKLGGVLNIIHHELKLKVKATAIPEEIVVSVAGLEVGDSIHLNQIKLPEGAELAHDEHESTAATVIAPSGMKSNADDEADAALAAAASAASAEKKEAEKSE; from the coding sequence ATGAGCGACACGCTCAACCTGTTGGCTAAAAAGCGCGACCGGGCTGGTAAGGGAGCCTCCCGCGCTATCCGTCGCGAAGGCCTCGTTCCTGCTGTTATTTATGGCGATAAAACCCCTGCAATGGGTATCACTGTAGATCATATTGCCTTGTTTAAAATGTTAAACACTGGCCATTTCATGAACTCTGTTGTTACCATTGATGTTGATGGTCAAAAATTACCGACCATCCCGAAAGATGTTCAGTTCCATCCTGTAACGGATCGAGTACTGCATGTAGATTTTCTGCGCGTTAGTGCAAATAGCCTGGTCGAAGTGGCTATTCCAGTTTCGTATGTTGATGAAGAAAAATCACCGGGCATCAAGCTTGGTGGTGTTCTCAACATTATTCATCACGAACTGAAGCTTAAAGTTAAAGCGACAGCTATCCCTGAAGAAATTGTTGTTTCTGTCGCTGGCCTTGAAGTAGGCGATTCTATTCATCTGAATCAGATTAAGCTGCCAGAAGGTGCCGAATTGGCTCATGATGAACATGAATCAACGGCAGCGACGGTGATTGCACCGTCAGGCATGAAAAGCAATGCTGATGACGAAGCCGATGCAGCTCTTGCTGCTGCAGCTTCCGCAGCTTCTGCTGAAAAGAAAGAAGCTGAAAAATCTGAATAA
- the pth gene encoding aminoacyl-tRNA hydrolase: protein MQIWAGLGNPGSSYALNRHNVGFMAVDMLASERSFAPWKRAFQGQISLGQIDQERILLLKPATFMNESGRAIGEAMRFYKLTPEDVTVFHDELDIAPMRVKVKKGGGAAGHNGLRSTIAHIGQSFRRVRLGIGHPGEKSRVHDYVLGNFAKSETDSLADMLNAINQAIPWLANDDDARFMSEIALRRQS from the coding sequence ATGCAGATTTGGGCAGGCCTTGGTAATCCTGGGTCATCTTACGCACTTAATCGGCATAATGTAGGCTTTATGGCAGTTGATATGCTAGCCAGCGAAAGATCCTTCGCGCCATGGAAAAGAGCTTTTCAAGGTCAAATCTCCCTTGGCCAAATTGATCAAGAACGTATCCTGCTTTTGAAACCAGCCACTTTTATGAATGAAAGCGGACGCGCGATTGGTGAAGCCATGCGTTTTTACAAATTAACACCCGAAGATGTAACAGTTTTTCATGATGAATTAGATATTGCCCCTATGCGGGTTAAGGTGAAAAAAGGCGGCGGGGCGGCTGGACATAATGGACTTCGATCTACGATTGCTCACATAGGACAAAGTTTTCGGCGGGTAAGATTGGGTATCGGACATCCAGGAGAGAAATCTCGCGTTCATGATTATGTTCTTGGCAATTTTGCCAAAAGTGAAACAGATAGTCTCGCTGACATGTTAAATGCTATAAATCAAGCAATTCCGTGGCTAGCAAATGATGACGATGCCCGTTTTATGAGTGAAATTGCTTTACGTCGTCAGTCCTAA
- the ychF gene encoding redox-regulated ATPase YchF, with protein MGFRCGIVGLPNVGKSTLFNALTETAAAQAANYPFCTIEPNVGQVAVPDPRLNQIAEIANSQRVVETQLGFVDIAGLVRGASKGEGLGNQFLGHIREVDAIVHVLRCFEDDDITHVEGKVDPVADAEIIETELLLADLESLEKRVPNLQKKAQGGDKEAKVAASVLGQALDLLRDGKPARLTQPKDVDEERHFAQAQLITAKPILYVCNVDEAAAAEGNEFSAKIFERAKAEGSRAVIVSAAIESEIATMEPEDRSVFLSDLGLKETGLGRIIRAGYDLLDLITFFTVGPKEARAWTITKGAKAPQAAGVIHTDFERGFIRAETIGFDDYIACGGDAGAREAGKLRQEGKEYVVTDGDIMLFRFNV; from the coding sequence ATGGGTTTTCGTTGCGGTATTGTGGGTTTGCCAAATGTCGGGAAATCAACCCTTTTCAATGCGCTGACAGAAACCGCGGCAGCTCAGGCGGCCAACTATCCGTTTTGCACCATTGAGCCTAATGTCGGCCAGGTTGCTGTACCCGACCCTCGCTTGAACCAAATTGCAGAGATTGCTAACTCTCAACGTGTTGTTGAAACACAGTTAGGCTTTGTCGATATTGCAGGTCTGGTTCGAGGCGCATCAAAGGGTGAAGGCTTAGGAAATCAGTTTTTAGGGCATATCCGTGAAGTTGATGCTATCGTCCATGTATTACGTTGTTTCGAAGACGATGATATTACTCATGTCGAAGGCAAAGTTGATCCAGTCGCAGATGCAGAGATAATTGAAACAGAATTACTGTTAGCGGATCTCGAGAGTCTTGAGAAAAGAGTTCCCAACCTCCAAAAAAAAGCTCAAGGCGGAGATAAAGAGGCGAAAGTGGCCGCCAGTGTTTTGGGGCAAGCCCTTGATTTATTACGTGATGGGAAGCCGGCGCGTTTGACACAACCTAAAGACGTAGATGAAGAGCGTCATTTTGCTCAAGCACAGCTTATTACAGCAAAACCGATCTTGTATGTATGTAATGTTGATGAAGCGGCTGCAGCTGAAGGCAATGAATTTTCTGCAAAAATCTTTGAACGCGCAAAAGCTGAAGGATCAAGAGCTGTCATTGTTTCGGCTGCCATTGAATCTGAAATAGCGACAATGGAACCCGAAGACCGATCTGTTTTCTTGTCTGACCTAGGATTAAAGGAAACCGGACTAGGTAGAATTATTCGCGCGGGCTATGACCTGCTTGATCTTATTACGTTTTTTACGGTTGGTCCAAAAGAAGCTCGTGCATGGACTATAACAAAAGGCGCAAAAGCACCACAAGCCGCTGGCGTTATTCACACAGATTTCGAGCGCGGTTTTATTCGGGCAGAAACTATCGGCTTTGATGACTATATTGCATGTGGTGGTGATGCTGGAGCTCGTGAAGCAGGTAAGCTGCGTCAAGAAGGCAAAGAGTATGTTGTTACTGATGGTGATATCATGCTGTTCCGCTTCAATGTCTAA
- a CDS encoding outer membrane protein assembly factor BamE — protein MTINRLGKKGKAGILLMLAGLSVGCTRIRDHRGYMVDKAMVQSVSPGVDNRQSVEKTLGRPTLAGEFDPNVWYYISTDTKQLVFSLPKAYKQNVLAVHFDPRGNVSRVETMGLEHVSHIHPIRDQTVTLSTHRGFFAELFNNVAAVGGMAGMTPVGAGPGGTTP, from the coding sequence ATGACCATTAACCGGTTGGGAAAAAAAGGCAAAGCAGGCATACTTCTTATGCTGGCCGGCTTGTCTGTCGGATGCACAAGAATAAGAGACCATCGCGGATATATGGTCGATAAAGCCATGGTTCAGTCTGTTTCCCCGGGTGTGGACAACCGGCAATCTGTTGAAAAAACTTTAGGCCGCCCGACTTTAGCAGGCGAGTTCGATCCTAATGTATGGTATTACATCAGCACTGATACAAAACAGCTCGTCTTCTCTTTGCCGAAAGCTTACAAACAAAATGTTTTAGCTGTTCATTTTGATCCAAGAGGAAATGTTTCTCGTGTTGAGACTATGGGGCTTGAACATGTTTCCCATATCCATCCAATCAGAGACCAAACTGTAACCCTCAGTACCCATCGTGGTTTCTTTGCTGAGCTATTTAATAACGTAGCCGCTGTTGGAGGTATGGCAGGGATGACACCTGTAGGAGCTGGTCCCGGTGGTACGACACCTTAA
- the gshB gene encoding glutathione synthase, translating to MHLKVAVQMDPLESVKIAGDSSFALMLAAQKRGYKLWHYLASDLSYKEGRVVAKAHPVQVNAVQGSHYTEEPEEEIDLESDVDVVLMRQDPPFDLAYITATHLLERITNKTLVVNNPAAVRNAPEKLYVLDFAQFMPPTLITRDVEQLRAFHKRHHEIVVKPLYGNAGSAVFYIGRDGKNIGALSELFGEVWREPYMAQAFIPDVSKGDKRIILVDGEVAGAINRVPRQGEIRSNLGVGGTAEAASLTEKEKEICQILGPELAKQGLLFVGIDVIAGYLTEINVTSPTGIVAMDRFNDSNVAGMIWDKIENKIKSL from the coding sequence GTGCATCTTAAAGTTGCGGTTCAGATGGACCCTTTGGAATCTGTTAAGATAGCGGGTGATTCTTCCTTTGCTCTTATGCTAGCAGCTCAAAAACGTGGTTATAAATTATGGCATTATCTGGCTTCAGATCTCAGCTATAAAGAAGGTCGAGTTGTTGCAAAAGCGCATCCCGTTCAAGTTAATGCGGTTCAAGGTTCTCATTATACCGAGGAGCCTGAAGAAGAGATTGATTTAGAAAGTGATGTTGATGTTGTTTTAATGAGGCAGGATCCTCCTTTTGATCTTGCCTATATTACAGCCACCCATTTGCTTGAACGCATTACGAATAAAACTTTAGTGGTTAATAATCCCGCAGCTGTAAGAAATGCGCCTGAAAAATTATATGTTCTTGATTTCGCTCAATTTATGCCACCGACATTGATTACGCGCGATGTCGAACAATTACGGGCTTTTCATAAGAGGCATCATGAAATCGTAGTTAAACCCCTTTATGGTAATGCTGGATCCGCTGTATTTTATATCGGCCGTGACGGGAAAAATATTGGAGCACTGTCAGAATTATTTGGCGAAGTCTGGAGAGAACCTTATATGGCGCAGGCTTTTATCCCAGATGTTAGTAAGGGTGATAAACGAATTATTCTAGTCGACGGAGAAGTGGCGGGCGCTATCAATCGAGTCCCCCGTCAGGGTGAGATTAGATCTAATTTAGGTGTCGGAGGAACCGCCGAGGCGGCTTCTCTTACTGAGAAAGAAAAAGAAATTTGTCAGATTTTAGGGCCAGAATTAGCAAAACAAGGGCTCCTATTTGTCGGAATTGATGTGATTGCAGGATATCTGACGGAAATAAATGTCACATCTCCGACTGGGATTGTCGCGATGGATCGTTTTAACGATAGTAATGTTGCCGGTATGATATGGGATAAAATCGAAAATAAAATCAAAAGCCTATAA
- a CDS encoding YceD family protein: protein MDTSVSPEFSRIFNLNQISEQAQHVSLQANDIEKSALAKRFSLKAIDSLQANIDFYREGTTVVAHGRIKASVIQNCSATGLPLPIMVDEDFALRFQPEESEKDFEEEIELSPDDCDTVFYSNSRIDLGEAVAETLLLVLPSFPRHPDADQILTKAGVLPEEKASPFSILEKLKAKTANK, encoded by the coding sequence ATGGATACATCCGTATCCCCAGAATTTTCGCGCATTTTTAACCTAAATCAGATTAGCGAGCAAGCACAGCATGTCAGCTTACAGGCGAATGATATAGAAAAATCGGCTTTAGCTAAACGCTTTTCGTTGAAAGCTATAGATTCACTCCAAGCGAATATTGACTTCTATCGTGAGGGGACAACCGTTGTTGCGCATGGTAGAATAAAAGCTTCTGTCATCCAAAATTGCTCTGCGACAGGTCTACCTTTACCGATAATGGTTGATGAAGACTTTGCTCTAAGATTCCAACCAGAAGAATCTGAAAAAGACTTCGAAGAAGAAATAGAACTATCACCTGATGATTGTGATACTGTTTTCTATAGCAACAGTCGGATCGATTTGGGCGAAGCTGTCGCTGAAACATTACTCCTCGTTCTCCCCTCTTTTCCCCGCCATCCTGATGCCGATCAGATATTAACAAAAGCTGGCGTCTTGCCAGAAGAGAAAGCCTCGCCATTTTCCATATTAGAAAAGCTGAAAGCAAAAACAGCAAACAAATAA